A region of the Vigna unguiculata cultivar IT97K-499-35 chromosome 9, ASM411807v1, whole genome shotgun sequence genome:
AAGCATCGACAAGGCAAACCTACTATCAAGTTAGTTTTCAAAAGTTGTATTTTGGCAAGAGTGTGCGCGTGAgagtgagtgagagagagagagagagaaaacaatGAGTTCGTGAACATGACCAAACTGTTCCACATCAAACATTTAGATCAGACACGACTGATCTGAAGTAGTAGCATACAGCAGGTAGTAACTAATCACATTGCCACTTTCACATAATGTACTTCCACCATCAAGAACCACCATTAAatcaatgataaataaatatatataagttgatgacgtgaaatacttcaaaaagcAGCTCATCAGGTAAGGAGCGATGTATAAGTGCAGGATCCACGTAAGGCCTCCTACTTGCACTCCCAAAAGGCGCAACAGGTCTAACATTAACTCCATAAAGATCTGAAACAAAATGCATAACAACAAAAAGAAGTGAATTAGGCCACCCGATTATACAGAACAAACATTTTTGGAACCAAAGTAACCATTGTAACAGCGTGGAACATACCAAGCCATGGCCTCCTCGTAATAAAATAGTCAACGGTCTTCAACCTCAAAACCGACTCGAGTTCAGAGGAAACGGCCAACGCAAGATCTGTAAAAGaaggaaaacataaataaacacTCAGAGTTTTATCACTCGTTCATAAAAGAACCAATCTCCTCACAGGAAATGAACTTAATTGTTCAGTGAATCGCCAATCTTTAATTCTCAATTGACCAAAATTTCGAAAATACACACAATTGGATATTACAAAATTGATAAATAGGAATAATTGTGTGGGAAGAGAAAATCCAAGTGTACCAGAACCAGAAGCCATGGTTGAATGCGGCAGCAGAGCCAGGTTCCTTCGCGAATTTCTGGGACAAAATGAGAAGAAAGACGAAAAATGGGAATGGGTTGGGTAACAATTGCAGAACAGAATAATACATGGAAACGATGTCGTATTGACGTAGGCCAGGTACGTAGTGAAGGCGCTCCAAATTTTATGGCGGGTCCTTTTATAGTGAAACCTGAAACCGACATGTGACAACCCCTTCCATGGTTGTAattttaacaaacaaaatatgTTCGATAAATGCGTCTAAATACATCGTTCAAGTTTTAAAAAGCAATTTTTgtcacatttttaaaagttattatttaaatacttttattttgtttgaaaaaattaaattttaaaagacttgcttatattaattttaaaaaatattcaggAATTTAATTAGCAAGTATCTGTACTTATCGTCATctaatcattaattattatttaaatatagtaaatatttatttaagtttgatCTTGAAGGTTTAATATGAATTTAGTCGACATATAGATTTATAAAGATTTAatagttacaaaattattaatttaagaatatttcTTTCCTAATTACAATGAGATAGAAACTTGAATGAGtgcaaatttaaataaatattgattcTAGTTTAAAACTGTTCTAACAATGTTgaacttttaaaaagtttatttatatcaAATGTTAAAATGCATTATccattttattaacttatataattttaaaatatgaacttttgaaacaattatttcagaaattatatttaactttgttataaaattatttccaataaaaactatcaaaattgatatttttattcaaaaataccaaCCGCGTGAATTTTAATCATATCGTTTAAACAGTTTAATTTATGTGTGCAAACAAATTTCACTCCGTTAGTAAAAAAAatgctaaatttaatttttgtaataaacagtagaatttttttctgattatttttataagattatttaCACTATATTTTGTGCATTAAAATGATCCTGTTAAATTATATTGCGGCCCAAACCCAACATTAGGAGTATCAAACCCTCGAACCCTTGATGCGAAGAGAGTTGTCATGGCGACGAAGCTTCAGAGGAGGAACATGAGAAAAGAAAGGAAGCGCGAGAAAgaggagaagaaagaaagatcGAGAGAGAGGAGAGCTTCGAAGGTAAGCATAAAAGAACTGTATTCCCTTTTATTCTCTGTATTCTTCTCCTTATCTTTGTACATGAAGGAGATCTATTTATAGTCTCCGTGAGAACGAAAACAAACCCTAACTAATTAACAGACAGCCCTAACCAACGatcaacagaaaacaaaacagaaaacagaaaacccTAGATCTAGGGGGTTTTCAATACCCTCCCCTCAAGCTGGGTGATGGATGGTCATCAGCCCAAGCTTGGGAAGAATGGTCTTAAAAGAGGTGCGATGGAGGGCTTTTGTGAAAATATCCGCGAGTTGCTCATCGGAGTGAATCGGCAGTAAGTGGAAGAGTTTCTTCTGGAGTTTTTCGCGGACGACGTGACAATCGAGATCAATATGTTTCGTGCGCTCATGGAAGGTGGGGTTGTGAGCTATTTGTCTGGCAAACTGGTTGTCGCAATAGAGGATAGATTGGTCGGTGTGCTGAACATGGAAGTCGTGGAGAAGGTAGTTGAGCCACTGTATTTCGCAAGTGGTAGTGGCTAGGGCACGGTATTCGGCTTCTGAGGAGGACCTGGACACAATactttgtttctttgatttccaGGAAATCAAGGAGTTTCCTAAGAAAACGCAGTAACCAGTAACACTGCGCCTTGTGTCTGGGCATGTGGCCCAGTCAGAGTCGCTGAAGGCTTTGATTTGAATGTCATTAGTGGCAGCGAAGAAAAGGCCATTGGCAGGGCTGGTTTTTAGATATATGAGGATGTGTTGGGCCGCTTGTTGATGGTATATGGTAGGTGCTTGCACAAATTGACTAAGTAAGTGTACTGAGTAGCAAATATCAGGTCTTGAGTTAGTAAGATAAAGCAACTTCCCTATCAGACGTATGTAGGAATCAAGATCATTTACAGGTTCAGCAGTTTTGTCAAATAGATTTTTAGTGTTGTTCATGAGAGGGGTCTGGCATGGTTTGCAATCCAGCATTCCAGTTTCAGATAGGATGTCCAGAGCGTATCTTCTCTGGCATAAGTGTATTCCTTTAGTAGATCTAGCCACTTCAAAGCCTAGGAAGTATTTTAGGCTTCCTAAATCCTTAATTATGAAGGCTTCATGTAGGGAAGcctttattttatcaatttcatCCAGGGAGTTGCCTGTCAATATTACATCGTCTACATACACAAGGAGAACAGTAAAAGTGTCTAATTTTGATTTAGTAAAAAGAGAATGGTCAGATTGGGATTGAGAAAAACCAGCAGATATCAGAAAGGAGGATAGTCTAGCAAACCATTGACGGCTGGCCTGTTTTAGGCCATAAAGGGACTTAGTTAACCTGCAAACTTGACCTGGTTTAGGAACCTGAAGCCCAGGAGGTGGATTCATGTAAACCTCTTCATCAAGGGTGCCATGTAAGAAAGCATTATCCACATCAAGTTGGTGTAAATACCAATTTTTGGTGGCTGCAATGGCTAATAAAAGACGCATAGTAGTAAGTTTAGCAACAGGGGAAAAAGTATCAATGAAATCAATTCCCTCTAGTTGAGTGTACCCTTTAGCAACAAGCCTAGCCTTGTGTCTTTCAATAGTCCCATCagatttatatttgattttaaaaatccaCTTACATCCTATAGGTTTCTTTCCAGCAGGTAGATCAGTAAAATACCAGGTTTTATTATCCTCTAGAGCTTTTATTTCTTTATGAATAGCATCAATCCATTTGGGATCCTTGGAAGCTTCAGCATAAGTATGTGGTTCATGCGTGGAAGTTATAGCTAGAGTATATTTAAGATGCTCTTTAGACAAAGATTTATAAGAAAGGACAGAATTAATGGGATAATTAGTTTTAAAGACAGATCTATTATGAATGAAATGCTTGGGGTTCATGGAACTATTCACCTGGTGTAGATAATCCTTCAAATAGGTAGGTGTTTTCCTCTGTCTTTCTGACCTTCTCAGAGTCACATTCTCAGATCCTTGATCATTGTTGTGTGGGAGGTCAATGTCGGAGTGGTTAGTGGATTCGTCACTAGTGATGTCTGGAATGGATTCTGTTTCTGTTTCTGAACCACCAGTGTCAGTTCTGGGAGGAATCTGTTTATTAATTCTGACATCTTGTGGACAGTTGTCAATGTCATCAAATAGGAAGTTTAGGTCATGTTCTTCACTCTCAATGGACTGGATGTGCTGACTAACATTCTTGTAAGGGAAAACATTTTCATAGAATATCACATTTCTGGATATAAAAATTTCTCTGCTGGAGGTGTCAAGTAGAACATAGCCTTTAACACCATTTTTAAAACCTAAAAACACGCATTTTCTAGCTCTAGGGTCAAGCTTGGTTCTATTACATTCAAGAGTACTAGCAAAACATAGACTTCCAAAAAACCTTAAGATTTAGGTAAGTGGGAGGTTTTTCATACAGAACCTGATAAGGACAAGCATTATTTAGAACAGTGGTAGGCAATCTATTAATGATATGAACAGCATGATTTACAGCATAGCACCAGTAGGCTTTTGGTAAATTAGATTGGAATAAAAGACAACGAGTAGTATTGAGGATGTGCTGGTGCTTTCGCTCCACAACAGAATTTTGTTGGGGAGTTTCAACACAACTCTTTTGATGATTTATCCCATAGGTATTGCATATATCAATACAATTAAATTCTGGACCATTATCAGTTCTAAAAGCTTTAATAGTCTTATTAAACTGATTCTTAACAAGGATTATAAAATTCTGGATAAGTTTTCTAGTTTCAGATTTAGAGTGCATAAGAAAGATCCATGTGTGTCTAGAGTGATCATCAATTACAGTTAAGAAATATCTATGACCATGAACAGAAGGAATGGCAATAGGTCCCCATATATCAAGATGAATAAGATCAAAACAAGCATCAGAAACAGTATCACTTTTATGGAAAGgtaatttatgttgttttgaAAGATGGCATGTATCACAAGCATCAGAACCTTTAGATTGAATGTAAGGAAAAGTTCTACAGATTTGCTCAGTAATCCTACAGGCAGGATGTCCAAGTCTATAGTGCCAAGTATCAATATCAACTTTAGAGCAGTTTAGGACAGTATTAGGAAAGAAATTAGTAAACTTGGTGACAGGAACAATGTCAAGATAGTAGAGGCCCTGATTGAGATTAGCTTGCCCAATCATCTGTGATGTAATAATGTCCTGTATCTGGCAGCacttagaagaaaaaattagtttaCAGTTCAAATCCTTGATTAAGGTTTGaactgaaattaaattgaaatgaaattctGGAACATATAGAACATTAAAAAGAATCAAATCAGCACAGAATTGGACTGTTCCAGCAAATTGAGCAGTGACATCATTATTATTgggcaattttatttttactggttttattttgaaaaaggtAGTGAAGCAATTTTTATTGTGTGTGACATGATCTGTGGCACCAGTATCAAGAATCCAAAGATTCTTACCTTGTGAATTCCTGCTTGAGTCATTATCACGTCTCTGTATTTGGTTGATGTTGTGTCCAGCACCTTTAGTGTCATCAAGGAGTCTTAAAAGTCTCTGCATTTGTTCTGCTGTGAATCCTTTGGTAGATTCATCTTTCACTGGTTGTTGTTTGTCAACAGAGTCTTCCTTAATGTTGAGATTACAAACTTGTTGTTCCCTCTTTTCTTGACTGCCCCTTTCTTGAGTGTTGTTGCTGCCATCATTTCTTTGTTTGTACCAAGGTGGGTATCCATGCTTAGAATAACATTCTTCAACAGTATGATTCATCTTATGACAGTAGGAGCACTGTTTGCCATAGTTAGGATTTCTTCCTCTTCCCCTTCCTTGAGATCGGGGCATGAAGCCTCTTCCTTGACCTCTCCAATTGCCTTGATCTTGAGACTTTCCATGTCTTTCAGAGGTGTTAAAGAGAGCTTTTCCCTCAGTTCCTAGGTTAGCACTGCCATTATTCTACCTTTCTTGCTGCATAATAAGAGAGTAGACTTTGTTTATATTGGGAAGAGGATCTAAGAGCAGGATTTGAGTCTTCACTGTGTTGTAGCTGTCATTCAGACCCTTCAGAAAACAGATCACATACTCAACTTCTCTCTGCTTTATGAAAATCTTGGAAAGGTTGCAGTCACAAGATTTACCGCAAACACAATTAGGGACAGGGCGTAGGAATTCCAATTCCTCCCATATGGTCTTTATATCCGTAAAGAATTGGGTGATGTTTCTTTCTCCTTGCTTGGCAGAATGCATTTCCTGCAGAAGGTCAGAAATTCTGAAGTAGTCACCTTTAGTGAACCTTTCTTTCAGGTCCTTCCATAAATCTCTTGCAGATTCTATGTAGATGACACTCTCAGCAATCTGAGGTGAGAGTGTTCTAACAATCCAGGAGAGAACCATGACATTGGCTCTCTCCCAAGTTTCATACAGAGGATCATCTCTTGCTGGAGTCTTGATGCTCCCATCCACGaacttcaatttatttttggaCAATAAGGCTCTTCTCATATTCCTGCTCCAGGAATTATAAGTGGTTTCATTTAAGGAAGGAGTAGTGAGGACCTGTCCTAGATTTTCCCCAGGATGAATATAGTAGGGACTTGTGGGAATCAAAGATTGGTCAAGATCCAATCTTTCCATCTGCTGTATTGGTTTTTCTTCCTTAGATTCTTGATTGTTGATTTTGTCTTCCATGTTGCAAGACTTGGTCCTGTATCTTGCAGATTGACTGAATTAGGCTGTAGAGTGGGCAAACGGAAACAGAGCAGGCTATGAacctgctctgataccatattgcGGCCCAAACCCAACATTAGGGGTATCAAACCCTCGAACCCTCAATGCGAAGAAAGCTGTCATGGCGACGAAGCTTCAAAGGAGGAACATGAGAAAAGAAAGGAAGCACGAGAAAgaggagaagaaagaaagatcGAGAGAGAGGAGAGCTTCGAAGGTAAGCATAAAAGAACTGTATTCCCTTTTATTCTCTGTATTCTTCTCCTTATCTTTGTACATGAAGGAGATCTATTTATAGTCTCCGTGAGAACGAAAACAAACCCTAACTAATTAACAGACAGCCCTAACCAACGatcaacagaaaacaaaacagaaaacagaaaacccTAGATCTAGGGGGTTTTCAATAAATTACAAACTTATTGTGCAAAATTGTAGTAGTgcttatctttttttcttttaagtttgaaGGACGCAAATTATAGATAATGCATTTGGAACCACAGAGCTTGAAATTGTAAATGGGTGTTGAGTTACGTGTGGTTTTGATTGGTTATGGGCTGCTTGAGACcctactttgttttttttttcgggCTTGGGCCTTTGGTAAAGAATGAAGCCCAAATGTAACCATAGCTACAACATGTTTTCTTTAAAGTTTCATTGTATAATTATAGTaatctattaatttatttagacATTAAAGTTAATTATTAGTCTATTTAGAGACTTGttcatttatttaatgttgGCTTATCCTGtatagtagttttttttttttagatttttggatGAGTTAGTAGACACTAGAACAgtatatgaaatattatgacaagtataaaagaagaataattaAGATAGAACATCTTTCAATAAGTTTCTTCATAAACGCTTTtagacaaaaaattatttttctatgaaATAGAATCAATGCATATGAATTAGAAAAGCTACATATGTGAACTTCTATATATAACCTCATGTAGGACTTAAATAAATTGAGTTTCCATTAAGTTattgaacttttattttaagaaaaaaagggacttaattgattttaaacataatatttaaaaactaaaagatgTTTGGATAAGCTTATACAATTAAATTGAActtatctaaatttaaaaagaaaaaatctaaaaaaactcattcactcatttaatgtttttatttagtgtCCAACGTCTCACATTTCTTGTTTCTCTTGctaaactattaattttaattttcagttcTTAGTTGTGGGTTTGTCAACAATTAACAGTGGCTCCTCCCTCCATCTCCAAATATTTCTTTCtgcatcaataaaaaaaatctactttttcttttcagattgtataatttaaaaattaaaaatgaccCTAAACTATAtgatttagaaattaaaaataattttttatttattcaattcaaaagtcattttttatagaaaatatttttgaattgtataaattaaaagtaagagATGACTTTTTTAGACTGTATAATTTGAAAGATTGACTTTCAAACTGTGAAATtcgaaaattatatttttttaaattttttttacaactttcggaagttattttttatttttaaattatataattaagggaAAATAAACTTTCAAATTGTATAATCAGAAAGGACAATTGAAAAGTTTTTGTATATGGgctgaaagaagaaacatacaAAGGTGCAGAAAGAAACTGCCCAGTTAACATTCTCTACAGTCCAAATATGTTGGTTGAAATGTTGGTGTAGTTTTCTTTTGAAGCTACTGAGACAAAAAACAATGATTAAAGATTGGGGTTATTGGTTGAAAATCTTCATTATGTAGAAGTTTGACACAAGCAATATTATTGAGTGCTTATATGGGACAACATAATCAGAATATGTTAGGAACAACTTCAGAAATCAACTTTGACCAAAAGTTTATACATCACAGCATTTTATTGTAGTTAACCCTTTTTAGATACAAAGTGTACAAGGGTAATTCAAATACTTCTAAGACATTTTATATTCTTTCATACTTTATAACATTCATTAGGGGTGGATATATGGACCTGACCTTCGGGTCAGTCGTAGACCTGCAAAAATAATGCGGGGTGGGTCAGAATAGTGAATTCACATACCTACACTATCTTGGCTCATCGAAGCCCGTAATCTGTGTGGACTGATCCGTAAGTCCgtataaaaaaaacttacactTGTATATATCAGTTACTTTTTTCtagactcttgcattaacgttttGAATTCTTGTATGATtgaaaaagacaagtattatatattttttaatgtgttaatatttgaagaatACATCTTCTATGTTAAAgtacgaatatgaatatgataaaaatgttgaattatcaatttatcatccaactctTCAAATTCTTGCttattaattttgtgaacttcttaaagtttttcaattttttgaacattaaaagttttatcataagaattttaaaaaaataaaaaattttaaaaaagtgggTTGGTTCGTGGGCCCACGAGCCCGCACTTATGTGAAATGGGTCAGATTTTTCAACCCGTGTTAAAAATGCGAgactagagctgtcaaaatggatCGAAACCCGCGAGGTAACCTGGCTCACCACATGTTCatgccgggttgggttgaaatttttttacaaatttcaatatgcGTTGATTTTTTACCCgactcatccgggttgaacctgtggtgaaccaggttggctcaccaacccgcagataaaagggtcacacaaatgtttttatttatttttattaagttgggtttTACATTTGAAacatattaagttatttttttatccaacacataaataatttatattttttttttattttggtttgtatttagattgtattaaagtttatttagattttaattagaattacaatttagttttgactgaaaaaaataaaaaataaaatcttttttaattaagtgaacccatgagcagccaacccgtttaacccgtcaacccgtggtgggctagaccgagttcaaatttttttggctaaCTAAAAAGTGAGTtaggttgactcactaaattaTCAACCCATAATGGATCGAGCTGGGTCCGACCggattacccgttttgacagctctatgCAAGACGAGACAAGTTGATCCGCATTGTGCAAGTCAAATACAAACCGAGCCTAAATAGATCGGACTAACCCACGTTACCATCCCTAACTTTCATAAACCTTAGTATTTGTAGAACCTAGGACATGTTGGTACTTCTCGAGTATCCTAACCTTTTCTCTTGAGACGTTTACCGCACTACCAATCTAACAATAACTTTTCCTTATATGTTTGTTCATTTCTTGTAATTGAGATGCaatatctttaattatataatgGACGGATTATTAAAACAAcgaaagataaattttttatatttatatttttttttctaaattatatattttatttcagaataggagtttttgttgaaatttttatatttaatgaattaatttatacatcCATTTTCTTGCATATTGTACATCTCCATCTAAGATAAGACTCCTAACTCTACACTTATATTTTTCACAGTTTCATTTTggataaaggaaaataaaagagTTTATTTGTAATTAGAAACTAAAAtgctacatatatatatatatatatatatatatatatatatatatatatatgtgtgtgtgttaaatattttaacaattttacttttttaaatatttttatctaattatacATGCTGACAGTGTATTACACctcaacaaatatataaaataaattaaaaaaaaaattgtttcagtGAATTAACCTATCTAATGGTAGAtctattaaaattacaaaatttctaagtcattaatatgtaaattgagtttaaataacttttacttaattttactAACACATAAATTCAGTCGAAGtaactttttcttaatttatacaATAGTAAACCACCATGTCAAGAGCAAAGTTAATTCACTTTAATATCcatattattataactatattATGAGACCTAcacctaaaaaaaattacttaaaaaaataacataagtcTCATTGAAGTTCTATCACAAAAGGGGTACCTCTATTTTAGATATGACAAATAAATTCGTCTCTGttgatattatttgaatttgtttcCGTTTTGATTGGAATCCTTGCATTGACCGGGTATAGGTATGAAAAATttccgactttttcaattggatatggGAATGAGTATGAGAATGTACATATCCCGCCATAACTCGttcccatttaaattattaaaatattcacaattaattaattaaacctatatatatatatatatatatatatatatatatatatatatatacatatatatatagacacacacacacacacactt
Encoded here:
- the LOC114164568 gene encoding uncharacterized protein LOC114164568; the protein is MPRSQGRGRGRNPNYGKQCSYCHKMNHTVEECYSKHGYPPWYKQRNDGSNNTQERGSQEKREQQVCNLNIKEDSVDKQQPVKDESTKGFTAEQMQRLLRLLDDTKGAGHNINQIQRRDNDSSRNSQDTGHYYITDDWAS